Proteins encoded together in one Micromonospora kangleipakensis window:
- a CDS encoding XdhC family protein — MGTVVATWRSAPRPVGAAMLVGPGGEAIGSVSGGCVESAVYELAKKVVADRRPTLQRYGISDDDAFGVGLTCGGILDVFVERVDRTTLPQLEEVTADIADGRAVAVCTLVEHPDASRVGAHLVVRPQSASRTTVVGSLGSPRFDAAVADDAPGLLASGRNGILTYGPDGERRGEGARVFVASHAPQPRMIVFGAIDFAAALARTGTFLDYRVTVCDARPLFATRSRFPDADEVVVDWPHRYLRAEVDADRRPYGPRRAHA; from the coding sequence ATGGGGACGGTCGTCGCGACCTGGCGATCGGCGCCGCGCCCCGTCGGCGCCGCGATGTTGGTCGGGCCAGGCGGCGAGGCGATCGGCAGCGTGTCCGGCGGGTGCGTCGAAAGTGCGGTGTACGAGCTGGCCAAGAAGGTCGTCGCGGACCGCCGGCCGACGCTGCAGCGCTACGGCATCAGCGACGACGACGCGTTCGGAGTGGGGCTCACCTGCGGCGGAATCCTCGACGTCTTCGTCGAGCGTGTCGACCGCACGACCCTCCCGCAGCTGGAGGAGGTTACCGCCGACATCGCGGACGGGCGAGCGGTGGCGGTGTGCACGCTCGTCGAGCACCCGGACGCGAGCCGGGTCGGCGCGCACTTGGTGGTGCGGCCGCAGAGCGCGTCCAGGACGACCGTGGTGGGTTCGCTCGGCTCGCCGCGCTTCGACGCGGCCGTTGCCGACGACGCCCCCGGACTACTGGCCAGCGGCCGTAACGGAATCCTCACCTACGGCCCGGACGGCGAGCGCCGAGGCGAGGGCGCTCGGGTGTTCGTCGCGTCTCATGCCCCGCAGCCTCGGATGATCGTATTCGGCGCCATCGACTTCGCGGCCGCGCTCGCGCGTACCGGTACCTTCCTCGACTACCGCGTGACCGTCTGCGACGCCCGTCCCCTCTTCGCCACCCGGTCCCGTTTCCCTGACGCAGATGAGGTGGTCGTCGACTGGCCACATCGCTACTTACGAGCCGAGGTCGACGCGGATCGACGGCCGTACGGTCCTCGCCGTGCTCACGCATGA
- a CDS encoding XdhC family protein, translating to MLTHDPKFDVPVLEVALRLPEVGYIGAMGSRRTHQDRLDRLRAAGVPDAHLARLSSPIGLDLGARTAEETAISIAAEIIALRWGGQGERLSRTRGAIHHHR from the coding sequence GTGCTCACGCATGACCCCAAGTTCGATGTACCCGTGCTCGAGGTCGCCCTGCGGTTGCCCGAGGTCGGCTACATCGGGGCGATGGGCTCCCGCCGCACCCACCAGGACCGGCTGGACCGCCTGCGTGCCGCGGGAGTTCCCGACGCCCACCTGGCGCGGCTGTCCTCACCCATCGGCCTGGACTTGGGGGCGCGCACGGCTGAAGAGACCGCCATCAGCATCGCCGCCGAGATCATCGCGCTACGTTGGGGCGGCCAGGGCGAACGGCTCAGCCGGACGCGGGGCGCGATCCACCACCACCGATGA
- a CDS encoding nucleotidyltransferase family protein — protein sequence MKECSLSKVAGLVLAAGAGTRYGGPKALVRADDGHLLVEHAAATLRTGGCAPIVVVLGAKSDWVRGEARLADVSLVDNADWKSGMGSSLRAGLAALADADVDGVAVLLVDTPDIGPEAVRRLVVAVDGPGALLTATYGGRRGHPVIIGRDHWAGVAALATGDVGARAYLAAHSAKVRGVPCEDVADDTDLDVVPAENTSAQVKRRVRTRA from the coding sequence ATGAAGGAGTGTTCCCTGAGCAAGGTAGCTGGCCTAGTTCTTGCCGCAGGCGCCGGCACACGGTATGGCGGGCCAAAGGCCCTGGTCCGCGCTGACGACGGCCACCTGCTGGTAGAGCACGCGGCGGCGACGCTTCGCACGGGCGGCTGCGCACCGATCGTCGTCGTGCTCGGCGCCAAGTCCGATTGGGTGCGCGGCGAAGCACGACTGGCTGACGTGTCGTTGGTCGACAACGCCGATTGGAAGAGCGGAATGGGTTCCTCACTGCGGGCCGGACTGGCGGCACTGGCCGACGCTGACGTCGACGGCGTAGCGGTGCTCCTGGTCGACACGCCCGACATCGGTCCGGAAGCGGTGCGCCGTCTTGTCGTTGCAGTCGACGGCCCCGGCGCGTTGCTCACGGCGACGTACGGCGGCAGGCGCGGCCATCCGGTGATCATCGGACGCGACCACTGGGCCGGGGTCGCAGCGCTCGCGACGGGCGACGTCGGCGCGCGGGCCTACCTCGCGGCGCACTCGGCCAAGGTACGCGGCGTGCCGTGCGAGGACGTCGCCGACGACACCGACCTCGACGTTGTGCCTGCCGAAAATACATCCGCGCAGGTCAAGCGGCGTGTTCGTACTCGTGCATGA
- a CDS encoding alpha/beta fold hydrolase, which yields MQPNEESNLEGARQGAAGLVSDWLATDIRPWGFHLRDVPCRVLIWAGRHDPGRAVADAPLIATRMPDAEVRISENAAHTPSPAHWREVLTWVKGG from the coding sequence ATGCAGCCAAATGAGGAGTCCAACCTCGAAGGCGCCCGCCAAGGCGCCGCCGGCCTGGTCAGCGACTGGCTGGCCACAGACATTCGTCCGTGGGGATTCCATCTTCGAGACGTGCCCTGCCGCGTCCTCATCTGGGCTGGTCGACACGACCCCGGCAGAGCTGTTGCCGACGCGCCACTGATCGCCACACGGATGCCCGACGCCGAGGTCCGCATCAGCGAGAACGCCGCTCACACACCGTCTCCTGCCCACTGGCGGGAAGTGCTGACGTGGGTCAAGGGTGGCTAG
- a CDS encoding IS3 family transposase (programmed frameshift) has translation MPKAFPPEFRRDVVAVARKGEAPIAQIAKDFGISESCLHRWLKIADADDGIRPGTTSSESAELRELRRRNKLLEQENEILRRAAAFFAKENRPKMTYPLVGDLAADGIPVAVTCRVLGFSKQAYYAWKNSPVARRDLEDAYLINAALDIHADDPAFGYRFIADELPAHGITAGVNRVARLCSQQRIWSVFAKRRGLTRRAGPPVHDDLVQRRFAADAPNRVWLTDITEHPTGEGKLYLCAIKDVYSGRIVGYSIDSRMKASLAVAALSNAARLRSPAGTIVHSDRGSQFRSRKFVKALHRNGLVGSMGRVGACGDNAAMESFFALLQRNVLDRQRWHTRHELRLAIVTWIERTYHRRRRQRRLGRLTPIEFETINRPAHAA, from the exons ATGCCGAAAGCGTTCCCGCCGGAGTTTCGCCGTGACGTGGTCGCGGTTGCCCGCAAGGGCGAGGCGCCCATCGCCCAGATCGCGAAGGACTTCGGGATTTCCGAGTCGTGCCTGCACCGCTGGTTGAAGATCGCCGACGCCGACGACGGGATCCGCCCCGGCACCACCAGCTCTGAGTCGGCGGAGCTGCGGGAGCTGCGACGACGCAACAAGCTGCTGGAGCAGGAGAACGAGATCCTGCGCAGGGCGGCGGCGTTTTTCGCCAAGGAGA ATCGCCCCAAAATGACGTACCCGCTGGTCGGTGACCTGGCCGCGGACGGGATCCCCGTCGCGGTGACCTGCCGGGTGCTGGGCTTCAGCAAGCAGGCCTACTACGCGTGGAAGAACAGCCCGGTCGCCCGCCGGGACCTGGAAGACGCCTATCTGATCAACGCCGCTCTCGACATCCACGCCGACGACCCGGCGTTCGGGTACCGGTTCATCGCGGATGAACTACCTGCCCACGGCATCACCGCCGGCGTCAACCGGGTGGCCAGGCTCTGCTCACAGCAGCGGATCTGGTCGGTGTTCGCCAAACGCAGAGGCCTCACGAGAAGGGCCGGGCCGCCGGTGCACGACGACCTGGTGCAACGCCGTTTCGCCGCCGACGCGCCGAACCGGGTGTGGCTGACCGATATCACCGAACACCCCACCGGCGAGGGCAAGCTCTACCTGTGTGCGATCAAGGACGTGTACTCCGGCCGGATCGTCGGCTACTCCATCGACTCACGGATGAAGGCGTCCCTGGCCGTCGCGGCGCTGTCGAACGCGGCTCGCCTGCGCAGCCCGGCCGGCACGATCGTGCACTCCGACAGGGGCAGTCAGTTCCGGTCCAGAAAGTTCGTGAAAGCGTTGCACCGCAACGGATTGGTCGGCTCGATGGGGCGCGTCGGCGCCTGCGGTGACAACGCGGCGATGGAATCGTTCTTCGCCCTACTGCAACGCAACGTCCTCGACCGGCAACGCTGGCACACCCGCCACGAGCTACGCCTGGCGATCGTGACCTGGATCGAACGCACCTACCACCGGCGCCGACGGCAAAGACGCCTGGGCCGGCTTACCCCGATCGAGTTTGAGACAATCAACAGGCCCGCACACGCGGCCTGA
- a CDS encoding alpha/beta fold hydrolase, with product MLVEATAVSCWKRRSDMDFALPDNRVLGWADYGDPAGVPVVYLHGTPGSRLSRPDDAALVGVRLMTVDRPGYGRSTPVRRPTLLGVADAVGALMASLGIERFGVVGFSGGAPYAVACGARFPQRLTGVVAAGFTGPYRELRTVRGWQRLQAWTVCNIPGLGRRHVTRAAAWYAEDGTAPGSVDSRG from the coding sequence GTGCTGGTGGAGGCGACCGCGGTTTCCTGCTGGAAGCGGAGAAGCGACATGGATTTCGCACTACCGGACAATCGGGTTCTGGGTTGGGCGGATTACGGCGATCCGGCCGGGGTGCCCGTGGTGTACCTGCATGGCACGCCAGGTTCTCGGCTCAGCCGCCCGGACGACGCGGCGTTGGTGGGCGTTCGCCTGATGACCGTGGACCGGCCTGGATACGGTCGGTCGACACCTGTCCGGCGGCCAACGCTGCTCGGCGTCGCCGATGCGGTCGGTGCGCTGATGGCATCTCTGGGAATCGAGCGTTTCGGAGTGGTCGGGTTCTCAGGTGGCGCACCGTACGCTGTGGCCTGTGGTGCCCGGTTCCCGCAACGCCTTACCGGCGTCGTCGCCGCCGGTTTCACCGGCCCATACCGGGAGCTGCGGACGGTACGCGGCTGGCAGCGGCTTCAAGCGTGGACGGTTTGCAACATCCCGGGACTCGGCCGCCGCCACGTGACTCGCGCTGCCGCCTGGTACGCGGAAGACGGGACTGCCCCGGGTTCGGTTGACTCGCGGGGTTGA
- a CDS encoding tyrosine-type recombinase/integrase, with product MPATVAKALKAFHTLQKKERLKAGDVYVDSGYVLVNELGQPQRTDWLRRRVYELMAKVAVRKVQPHDARHACLTYLAGAGVPDVVLAAWAGHADGGTLAKRVYVHPTAAI from the coding sequence ATGCCGGCGACGGTCGCGAAGGCGCTGAAGGCGTTCCACACCCTGCAGAAGAAGGAGCGCCTGAAGGCGGGTGACGTCTACGTCGATAGCGGCTACGTCCTGGTCAATGAACTCGGCCAGCCGCAACGTACCGATTGGCTCCGTCGTCGGGTGTACGAGCTGATGGCCAAGGTCGCGGTACGCAAGGTCCAGCCGCACGACGCCCGGCACGCCTGCCTGACCTACCTCGCCGGCGCCGGAGTGCCCGACGTCGTGCTGGCGGCCTGGGCCGGTCACGCGGACGGTGGCACCCTCGCCAAGCGGGTCTACGTCCACCCGACAGCAGCCATCTGA
- a CDS encoding transposase, translated as MIKAPTSDSQGRSGRRRVRVPGFTLRFPGSSVSAGFPPRRTYITIIDNPTPEFVIGAYHQLWRIEKTFRMSKHDLRARPIYHHKRESIEAYLTIVFAALAVTRFVENATGWSIKRFVRTARRYRTVQIRLGPHTLTAEDPLPSDLREALAQIN; from the coding sequence ATGATCAAGGCGCCGACCAGCGACTCGCAGGGTAGGTCCGGACGGCGCCGGGTGAGAGTGCCCGGATTTACCTTGCGGTTTCCGGGCTCGTCGGTGTCTGCTGGTTTCCCTCCGCGTCGGACGTACATCACCATCATCGACAACCCCACGCCCGAGTTCGTGATCGGTGCCTACCACCAGCTCTGGCGCATCGAGAAGACCTTCCGCATGTCCAAGCACGACCTGCGCGCCCGGCCGATCTACCACCACAAGCGCGAGTCCATCGAGGCCTATCTGACCATCGTGTTCGCCGCGCTCGCGGTCACCAGGTTCGTCGAGAACGCGACCGGCTGGTCCATCAAGCGTTTCGTGCGCACCGCGCGGCGTTACCGCACGGTACAGATCAGGCTCGGCCCCCACACCCTGACCGCCGAAGACCCACTCCCGTCTGACCTACGCGAGGCGCTGGCCCAGATCAACTGA
- a CDS encoding ArsR/SmtB family transcription factor, which produces MARAATTSDVFNAIAEPQRREILVLLRAGERPVTELAQELGMTQPGASKHLRVLREVGLVRDRKAGKQRLYGLDARGLRPVHEWTGGFERFWNESFDRLDAYVQDLKQARQEE; this is translated from the coding sequence ATGGCACGAGCAGCGACGACGTCGGACGTCTTCAACGCGATCGCCGAGCCGCAGCGCCGGGAGATCCTGGTGCTGCTGCGGGCGGGTGAGCGGCCGGTGACCGAGTTGGCCCAGGAGCTGGGGATGACCCAGCCGGGGGCGTCCAAACACCTGCGGGTGCTCCGGGAGGTCGGGCTGGTGCGAGACCGCAAGGCAGGCAAGCAGCGCCTGTACGGCCTCGACGCCCGCGGGCTGCGACCGGTCCACGAGTGGACCGGCGGGTTCGAGCGGTTCTGGAACGAGAGCTTCGACCGGTTGGACGCGTACGTGCAGGACCTGAAGCAGGCAAGGCAGGAGGAGTAG
- a CDS encoding SRPBCC family protein: MSEMGREAPAQSATADRQIVISRVIDAPRELVFEAFTEVRHLSRWWGPEGFTTTTRSFEFRVGGEWDFVMHGPDGTDFQEWISWTEIVPPEGIALLHGESRGDPNAFESVLTFAPDGAATRIEMRTVFPTKELRDEAVEKYHAIEGGQQTLSNLAAYVTEIVRKGAEG; encoded by the coding sequence ATGAGTGAGATGGGACGAGAAGCGCCAGCGCAGTCCGCGACGGCTGACCGCCAGATCGTGATCTCCCGGGTCATCGACGCCCCACGGGAGCTGGTGTTCGAGGCGTTCACCGAGGTGCGGCACCTGTCGCGGTGGTGGGGGCCGGAGGGGTTCACCACCACCACGCGGTCGTTCGAGTTCCGCGTCGGCGGGGAGTGGGACTTCGTGATGCACGGGCCGGACGGGACGGACTTCCAGGAGTGGATCTCCTGGACCGAGATCGTCCCGCCGGAGGGGATCGCGCTGCTGCACGGTGAGTCCCGCGGCGACCCGAACGCCTTCGAGTCGGTCCTCACGTTCGCGCCCGACGGGGCGGCGACCCGGATCGAGATGCGCACGGTGTTCCCCACCAAGGAGCTGCGCGACGAGGCGGTCGAGAAGTACCACGCGATCGAGGGCGGCCAGCAGACCCTGAGCAACCTGGCTGCCTACGTCACCGAGATCGTTCGGAAGGGAGCTGAGGGCTGA
- a CDS encoding dihydrofolate reductase family protein, translated as MAGKVFFSVSMSLDGFIAPASLGDLMGQQWMELQAWIFPQRFLRENLKLGEGGEEGRDNDIVRETFERTGASVMGKRMFDAGEQAWPEEAPFHTPVFVVTHEKRDPWERPGGTTFHFVNDGIESALDQAREAAGDRDVRIAGGGATILEYVNAGLIDEFSIALSPVLFGSGIRLFEGVDAGRVALEPVRAEPSPRVTHLTYAVRER; from the coding sequence ATGGCCGGGAAGGTGTTCTTCAGCGTGTCGATGTCGCTGGACGGGTTCATCGCGCCCGCGTCCCTCGGGGACTTGATGGGGCAGCAATGGATGGAACTGCAGGCGTGGATCTTCCCGCAGCGGTTCTTGCGGGAGAACCTGAAGCTTGGCGAGGGCGGTGAGGAAGGGCGCGACAACGACATCGTGCGGGAGACGTTCGAGCGCACCGGCGCGAGCGTGATGGGCAAGCGCATGTTCGACGCCGGCGAGCAGGCGTGGCCGGAGGAGGCGCCGTTCCACACGCCGGTGTTCGTCGTGACGCACGAGAAGCGTGACCCCTGGGAGCGGCCGGGTGGGACCACCTTCCACTTCGTCAACGACGGCATCGAGTCCGCGCTCGACCAGGCCCGCGAGGCCGCCGGCGACCGCGACGTCCGCATCGCGGGCGGCGGCGCGACGATCCTGGAGTACGTGAACGCCGGCCTGATCGACGAGTTCTCGATCGCGCTGTCGCCCGTGCTGTTCGGCTCCGGAATCCGCCTGTTCGAGGGCGTGGACGCGGGCCGCGTGGCCCTGGAGCCGGTCCGCGCGGAGCCCTCCCCGAGGGTGACGCACCTGACCTACGCCGTCCGGGAGCGGTAG
- a CDS encoding DUF2188 domain-containing protein, with amino-acid sequence MAKSDIETYYEDGQWKNRPEGNQRASTVHDTKAEAEAAGRQTATDRDVEHVIKKKDGTIGEKNTYPRSRDPREIKG; translated from the coding sequence ATGGCGAAGAGCGACATCGAGACGTACTACGAGGATGGGCAGTGGAAGAATCGCCCGGAGGGCAACCAGCGCGCGAGCACGGTGCACGACACCAAGGCAGAAGCGGAAGCCGCGGGCCGACAGACGGCGACTGACCGCGACGTCGAGCATGTGATCAAAAAGAAAGACGGCACCATTGGCGAGAAGAACACCTACCCCCGTAGCCGCGACCCTCGCGAGATCAAAGGCTGA
- a CDS encoding VOC family protein, with protein sequence MGRREDPLAAHRRQRREERPDQLGEQLPRRHHLRHLRLLTGQALRPARRHDGPANGCGATWLPPPARGQPATAGDRFYSVEHVRHSAGQSLHSRHRGWLRFYRDLLGFVETFRTPSDGIPEHVELRLNGFTIGLGTVEAARDAHGVEAAPGSPAMVLVVWTDDVDEAYRKLVAAGVPTVQPPHDTGNNNRNALLRDPDGNLVDIVAKSS encoded by the coding sequence ATGGGTCGCCGTGAAGATCCGCTGGCGGCTCACCGTCGACAGCGCCGAGAAGAGCGCCCTGACCAACTGGGCGAACAACTGCCCCGCCGCCACCATCTCCGTCACCTACGCCTACTGACCGGACAGGCACTGCGGCCGGCCCGCCGTCACGACGGGCCGGCCAACGGTTGCGGAGCGACGTGGCTCCCGCCGCCCGCGCGAGGACAGCCTGCGACTGCCGGGGACCGCTTCTACTCTGTTGAGCATGTTCGTCACAGCGCTGGTCAATCTCTACACTCGCGACATCGAGGCTGGCTTCGCTTCTACCGCGATCTCCTCGGGTTCGTGGAGACCTTTCGGACTCCGAGCGACGGAATCCCCGAGCACGTTGAACTCCGGCTGAACGGGTTCACCATCGGTCTCGGCACGGTCGAGGCGGCCAGGGACGCACACGGGGTTGAGGCTGCACCGGGGAGCCCGGCGATGGTCTTGGTCGTGTGGACCGACGACGTCGATGAGGCCTACCGGAAGCTGGTGGCCGCCGGGGTTCCCACGGTCCAGCCGCCACACGACACCGGCAACAACAACCGCAACGCCCTCCTGCGCGATCCCGATGGAAACCTGGTGGACATCGTCGCCAAGAGTTCGTGA
- a CDS encoding HNH endonuclease family protein produces MCAGISFPHRTEHHDPHPARNGHQPRRDPGRHPRPHPARLGRQLLRLPHHRRRQPPRRHRGPHRLQPRPVPPLDRRRRRRLQHPQRGPHRRSHHQAHHRLQLLPVRRPLVLLLRQRLLDAHRRPRHRPHGPLAEAWDSGARNWTTSRRQAYANDLGDSRPLAAVTDNVNQAKGDQDPATWMPPYASARCRYINEWVAVKIRWRLTVDSAEKSALTNWANNCPAATISVTYAY; encoded by the coding sequence ATGTGTGCAGGCATCAGCTTTCCTCATCGGACGGAGCACCATGACCCGCACCCTGCGCGCAACGGCCATCAGCCTCGCCGCGACCCTGGCCGCCACCCTCGGCCTCACCCAGCCCGCCTGGGCCGCCAGCTACTCCGCCTCCCTCACCACCGCCGTCGCCAGCCTCCCCGTCGCCACCGAGGTCCGCACCGGCTACAGCCGCGACCTGTTCCCCCACTGGATCGACGCCGACGGCGACGGCTGCAGCACCCGCAACGAGGTCCTCATCGCCGAAGCCACCACCAAGCCCACCATCGGCTCCAGCTGCTCCCTGTCCGGCGGCCGCTGGTACTCCTACTACGACAACGCCTACTGGACGCTCACCGGCGACCTCGACATCGACCACATGGCCCTCTCGCCGAGGCCTGGGACTCCGGCGCCCGCAACTGGACCACCAGCCGCCGCCAGGCCTACGCCAACGACCTCGGCGACAGCCGCCCCCTCGCCGCCGTCACCGACAACGTGAACCAGGCCAAGGGTGACCAGGACCCCGCCACCTGGATGCCGCCCTACGCGTCGGCCCGCTGCCGCTACATCAACGAATGGGTCGCCGTGAAGATCCGCTGGCGGCTCACCGTCGACAGCGCCGAGAAGAGCGCCCTGACCAACTGGGCGAACAACTGCCCCGCCGCCACCATCTCCGTCACCTACGCCTACTGA
- a CDS encoding VOC family protein: protein MITNISITSVLVQDIDAAKAFYLDVLGFAEHTDITVGDGSYRWCTVMHPSQPELEVHLTLPGPPYSPEMAETLRRAQAEGGMFGLGLAVDDCRKTHEELSAKGVEFIQEPSERPYGVEAVARDNSGNWLVLVERREFDPAALG from the coding sequence ATGATTACCAACATCTCGATCACCAGCGTGCTGGTGCAGGACATCGACGCGGCCAAGGCGTTCTACCTCGACGTGCTCGGGTTCGCCGAGCACACCGACATCACCGTCGGGGACGGCTCCTACCGCTGGTGCACCGTCATGCACCCGAGCCAGCCGGAGCTGGAGGTCCACCTGACCCTGCCCGGTCCGCCGTACTCGCCGGAGATGGCGGAGACGCTGCGCCGCGCCCAGGCCGAGGGCGGCATGTTCGGCCTCGGCCTGGCCGTGGACGACTGCCGCAAGACCCACGAGGAGCTGAGCGCCAAGGGCGTGGAGTTCATCCAGGAACCGTCCGAGCGGCCGTACGGGGTGGAGGCGGTCGCCCGCGACAACTCCGGGAACTGGCTCGTCCTGGTGGAGCGGCGCGAGTTCGACCCGGCCGCCCTGGGCTGA
- a CDS encoding helix-turn-helix domain-containing protein — translation MPAVLGLDLAGVIEEVGPQVTGFTPGDQVYGLTGGVGDLQGSLAEYAAVDARLLARAPVSLSAREVAALPLVLITAWRDWWTGRGCTPGSGCSSSTALAASGRCPSSSPADQVLSSRVMSAPPRRAPGDLLVHLRRARDHIDRHYAEPLDLAAVAAVAGVSKYHFQRLFTATYGLSPAAHLSRRRVERAQDLLRATNLTVTEVCHAVGFASLGSFSSRFRELVGETPSEFQRRWAATGAPRVPGCFVLMWGLAERRGSASQEKPDAGAGT, via the coding sequence CTGCCGGCCGTCCTCGGCCTGGACCTCGCCGGGGTCATCGAAGAGGTCGGCCCGCAGGTCACCGGCTTCACGCCGGGTGACCAGGTGTACGGGCTGACCGGCGGGGTCGGCGACCTCCAGGGCTCGCTCGCGGAGTACGCGGCCGTGGACGCCCGGCTGCTGGCCCGCGCGCCGGTGTCGTTGAGCGCGCGGGAGGTGGCGGCGCTGCCGCTGGTGCTCATCACCGCCTGGAGGGACTGGTGGACCGGGCGCGGGTGCACGCCGGGCAGCGGGTGCTCGTCCTCGACGGCGCTGGCGGCGTCGGGCAGGTGCCCGTCGAGCTCGCCCGCCGACCAGGTCCTAAGCTCGCGGGTGATGAGCGCGCCACCCCGTCGCGCCCCGGGCGACCTGCTGGTCCACCTGCGCCGGGCCCGCGACCACATCGACCGTCACTACGCCGAACCGTTGGACCTGGCGGCGGTCGCCGCGGTGGCCGGCGTCAGCAAGTACCACTTCCAGCGGCTCTTCACCGCCACCTACGGCCTCTCCCCCGCCGCGCACCTGTCGCGCCGCCGGGTCGAACGCGCACAGGACCTGCTGCGCGCCACCAATCTCACCGTCACCGAGGTCTGCCACGCCGTCGGCTTCGCCAGCCTCGGCTCGTTCAGCAGCCGGTTCCGGGAACTGGTCGGCGAGACGCCGAGCGAGTTCCAGCGGCGCTGGGCCGCGACCGGCGCGCCCCGCGTACCGGGATGCTTCGTGCTCATGTGGGGCCTGGCCGAACGGCGCGGGTCCGCAAGCCAGGAGAAGCCGGACGCGGGCGCCGGCACCTAG
- a CDS encoding FMN-dependent NADH-azoreductase — translation MPHLLHIDSSIQGERSTSRRLTARAADAWQAAHPGGTVTYRDLGRESLPHLDEASGLARMVPAQHHTPAQRASWALTEQLVNEVKQADTVLLGLPLYNFAAPSSVKAWVDHLIAPGLSYHPETQAGLLDGREFIVLATRGGGYGAGTPRAGWDHAEPWLPHGLAMTGMQPRFITAELTLAQVNPAMAGLIPLAEESLAAAERAIDDLWVPAAAAA, via the coding sequence GAGCCGCCGGCTCACCGCCCGGGCGGCCGACGCCTGGCAGGCCGCCCACCCCGGCGGCACGGTCACCTACCGGGATCTGGGCCGCGAGTCGCTGCCGCACCTCGACGAGGCCAGCGGCCTGGCCCGCATGGTGCCGGCGCAGCACCACACGCCGGCGCAGCGGGCATCCTGGGCGTTGACCGAGCAACTGGTCAACGAGGTGAAGCAGGCCGACACCGTCCTGCTCGGCCTCCCCCTCTACAACTTCGCCGCGCCCAGCAGCGTCAAGGCGTGGGTCGACCACCTCATCGCGCCCGGACTGTCGTACCACCCGGAGACCCAGGCCGGCCTGCTCGACGGACGCGAGTTCATCGTGCTGGCCACCCGGGGCGGCGGTTACGGCGCGGGCACCCCGCGTGCGGGCTGGGACCACGCCGAGCCCTGGCTCCCGCACGGCCTGGCGATGACCGGCATGCAGCCCCGCTTCATCACGGCCGAGCTGACCCTCGCCCAGGTGAACCCCGCCATGGCCGGGCTGATCCCGCTGGCCGAGGAGAGCCTCGCGGCGGCCGAGCGCGCCATCGACGACCTCTGGGTGCCGGCCGCCGCCGCCGCGTAG